The stretch of DNA GTCATGGTTGCTGACCTACCGTTATGCTTCCGCGGTAACTTTCTTCGGAAATAAATTAAGCTAATCACGTACCCAGCTAAATTACATTCGCAGCAAATCTTAATGCATTTATTCTAATGAACTTCGATCAAACTTGATCAGCGGAAAATAAACTAAACAGTCCCATTCAAATTGACACATGACAATTAAATTCACAATTTCGTCGCAATTTCGATTCCCAAACTATATTCCAAAcgcataaaaattgttataacaaGAGGACTCGCATTATTTACTGATTTATCAATTgaacaattaaaacaattctaattaaatatcatagcacatgtgttttaaataattcaacggCATAATGAAACTAGTCACATATCAGTTTTATAACGAATACACACACTCTCGAGAGATATCCAGATTACTATTGCAACAATCTATGCTTACTCTTGCGAATGGTCCATGCAAGGTTGCCACCGTCTCGCTCAATGTAGCATCCCACCGGATCAAGGATATTGTCGAATGTTCCAAGAAGGTTTTCGAGACTTCCCAAAGATACCCTCGTAAAATTCTGCGAAGGGCTTTGGCAAAGAAAAAACCGGTCTCTCTGGTAGATCGAACCGGAACACCGGAGATGTGCGTGAAATCGTAGAATCGATCTTTGCACAAATTTGATACCGGAGCGATacaattttggaaaataaaactCACGATTTTCACGCGACGAAAACACGATGACGGTCGACGAACATCGAGGTCTCACTTCTCGTGACTGTTTTTgtgacggcgacgacgacgatgatagACAAAGATGGCGAGGCTCAAACTCAGGCCTCTGCCAGCAGCATCACATATCTCGCAAAAACGAGCCTAAGGCGAGAACGCCACGATCGTCAGCTATTGAGAGACGGCGTGAGGACGCACTCGTGAAAAATTAGATAAGACGTTGCCGAGAGAAAGCGAAACAAATCGCGATGCAAAATTATCGCGCGATAAATCTCTCAACTGCAAAATCGCGACGGCGCTCTCAACCAACTGGGctgattttcataattatcgaATCTTTATGAAggttattttacattgcattaGTTATGGCGTTCCTAAAGTCACTTTATCCACTACATCGGCCATCTAGTGATTTgtgtttaatttactaatagcgttttcgattatacaggatttgaacgacccagggttgatcaatcactattttactataaatgcaagtctttcattggtggagaggttgcaatgacgtcattaaccaaccctgggtcgttcaaatcctgtataatcgaaaacgctataaagCGCAATCAACTCAGCGCCATCTGCATCGACTTCTTATCACGAACTTTGTAGCCATCTCCATTTCGCAGTTACAAAATGGGCGATCAAATTTACCGGCTATACGGAAGTACGCTAGAAGATAGAAGAGTGAATTTTTACATGTGAAGGTGCCGGAAAGCCCATGATCTCGTTAAAGTATGGCATTTGCGATGCGAAGTTTAcgaattttatgtaaaatatacaatgcgAACGCTAGAATGACCTATTGTACTTTTCAACGACCTACTGGCCGAATATCACTCATCCaaataacgcaaaaatatCGTTATAATACCGAGAGTGAGTATCGTATCAGTCATAACCTCTAATGTGCTACGAAGAGAGCATGGGCAAtctattattgttaaaaatttaattcaagtcATAAAGAACTCAATTTaggtttaatttaatttaaataaaaaattgtacacatCAAACATGCTGTCGTTAATGatgaaagaaacaaacatgcttaatatttaataaacatttttatatgtatatttataaaagaagaaaaaaggaattgtcagtgaaaaagttttattttactttattattgccataaaaaataatttaagtatatttattttgtcaattatacataaaaatgatattttggAATTTGTCAATAGTAACAAATCGACCAAAAATCACCAGTAATCTAACAAACATACAATCATCAATAAATGAAGCTGAGTCATTGAGACAGGAAACAGCAGCTCATAAGAAACAGAATGAATCGACAGAAGATGAGGAAGAGAAGGCAAACCGTGAAAGATCAAAGAGAATGATGAATTATGGATTTGCAGCTTTTGGTATATTCATGGGTATTGGCTTCACTTATTTAGTATATGAATTAGGAAGACCTAATTATGATGAACATGGGAATGTCATCGAGGATGAATTTTCCAATTTACCCTTCTTTGAACAGATCTATAAGAGGGTCAAGAGAGAGCTGAATTATTATACAAGAGTATGATACATTTGCAATTATGTCTATGTATTAATTGAATTGTTTTTTacactaaatataatttttggaatatatttcttaacttgaaagatatatatttggCATGCGAATCTATGAAATTATTCTCAGATATTAGAAAACATCTTATATGATGTTTATTATGTTTACAGTTAGTACAGGAACCCAGCAGGGAAAAATTATTACCTGATCCACTCAAGTATCCATATATTCAGCCACCATATACTCTAGTTTTGGAAATGACCGATCTTCTTGTGCATCCAGACTGGACAGTaagattgcaatttataaaagtatcaaTTCATACACAATTCAATGTACTGTTTGATGTTATCATTGTAATGTCTGTAGTACCAAACTGGGTGGAGATTCAAAAAACGGCCTGGAGTAGATCAGTTCTTAGAAGCAGTAGCACCACCACAATTTGAAATCGTCATTTATACAGCTGAGCAAGGAAtggtaacttttttttttaattccaaaaatattgctttattttgcgtatgtgtgataaaaagataatctaatatatctaatataatgAAGAAAGATGATATATTgtgtgattttaattatagacGGTGTTCCCTATTCTGGATGCACTTGACCCAAATGGATATATAATGTACAGATTAGTTCGAGATGCAACGCGTTTTGTGGATGGACATCACGTTAAGGATTTAGGAGCTCTCAATCGTGATCTTAGTAAAGTAATTGTCactctattaaaaaatttcacacaGTTTCTTTATACTGCAATTATTAGTTTTTCacattgtacatattaatagGTTATTGTTATTGATTGGAATGAAGAGAGTGTCAAGTTACATCCAGAAAATGCATTCAAACTCTCTCGATGGGCGGGTAATGATGATGACACTACGTTGTATGACTTGGCTGCATTCCTAAACAGTAAGATTTATCTCAACATTATTCGCTTCAAgtgtttcataaatatttttcctacGGGTATACATTTAGAGTTTTTCCGATTATAAGATGTTAGCATAATTGACTTCCTTTTGGCCGataaagatacataaaaatacattttattttacagcgaTATTAACATCAAACGTGCAGGATGTGCGAGACGTTTTGAATTACTATAGACAATTTGACAATCCATTGGAAATGTTTAAAGAAAATCGACGAAAATTATTGGTAGGTTGTTATGAatgtaaagataaatataaaatatgtaactgAATATTTgactgtataataataataataatgatgataataataattattgatagaTGCAAATGGAGGAGGAACAAAACAAGGCTGCACTGGACAGCAGCAAAGTACTTACTTCGAGATGGAAACCATCTTTTCTACGAAACCGCTAGTCAAGGTGAACCAATTAcattgaaatttgaaatatctaCAGATGAATACGTAATACGTTTGAATACGCAGTACAGTCGATCATTTCATCGCCTCAcaaatactatatataataattatataatttttattaaaataaaacgaatatTGTTCTAAATCACTATTTATGGTTCGTACGTCATTATGcatcattataaatatttcacgtcTATATGTACAAATTATGTAATCTTGATATGtacgaaaatataaattttaaataatctaatattttacgaCATTCTCTccaattcaattcaatttcaaatataaattatgtaagcTTATAAATGTCCCTTTTCCGTCTAGTCGATTTTGATTTAACTTTCGGCAACAATATGTCTTGCAATACATTGCTATCATCAATGTACATTAGATCTTGGTCTTGAGACACGCTAATTAATTCTTGAGTATTAATAGGTGTGGCTATGCATTCAGACTCATCCTGTGATTGCGTGTTGGGATGATTCGAAGTCGACGATTCCAACCAGTTCAAGACTTTCTGATGGGATCCCGTCCGTACAGGTACTGGTACTTGGTCACGTATTTCCCAAACTGCAAAAAGTTCTGGTGCTAATAGATCGATGTATGATCCCAATGTAGCCAACGATTGCTTCCAGGTTGGTTCAAAAGAATTGTCCACATCTATCCTACTGGGCTTTAAGCGGAGCTTTTTATTCGTGaaatctgtaaaattatt from Linepithema humile isolate Giens D197 chromosome 2, Lhum_UNIL_v1.0, whole genome shotgun sequence encodes:
- the LOC105667898 gene encoding mitochondrial import inner membrane translocase subunit TIM50-C-like, which encodes MAFAMRSLRILCKIYNANARMTYCTFQRPTGRISLIQITQKYRYNTEITNRPKITSNLTNIQSSINEAESLRQETAAHKKQNESTEDEEEKANRERSKRMMNYGFAAFGIFMGIGFTYLVYELGRPNYDEHGNVIEDEFSNLPFFEQIYKRVKRELNYYTRLVQEPSREKLLPDPLKYPYIQPPYTLVLEMTDLLVHPDWTYQTGWRFKKRPGVDQFLEAVAPPQFEIVIYTAEQGMTVFPILDALDPNGYIMYRLVRDATRFVDGHHVKDLGALNRDLSKVIVIDWNEESVKLHPENAFKLSRWAGNDDDTTLYDLAAFLNTILTSNVQDVRDVLNYYRQFDNPLEMFKENRRKLLMQMEEEQNKAALDSSKVLTSRWKPSFLRNR